The window NNNNNNNNNNNNNNNNNNNNNNNNNNNNNNNNNNNNNNNNNNNNNNNNNNNNNNNNNNNNNNNNNNNNNNNNNNNNNNNNNNNNNNNNNNNNNNNNNNNNNNNNNNNNNNNNNNNNNNNNNNNNNNNNNNNNNNNNNNNNNNNNNNNNNNNNNNNNNNNNNNNNNNNNNNNNNNNNNNNNNNNNNNNNNNNNNNNNNNNNNNNNNNNNNNNNNNNNNNNNNNNNNNNNNNNNNNNNNNNNNNNNNNNNNNNNNNNNNNNNNNNNNNNNNNNNNNNNNNNNNNNNNNNNNNNNNNNNNNNNNNNNNNNNNNNNNNNNNNNNNNNNNNNNNNNNNNNNNNNNNNNNNNNNNNNNNNNNNNNNNNNNNNNNNNNNNNNNNNNNNNNNNNNNNNNNNNNNNNNNNNNNNNNNNNNNNNNNNNNNNNNNNNNNNNNNNNNNNNNNNNNNNNNNNNNNNNNNNNNNNNNNNNNNNNNNNNNNNNNNNNNNNNNNNNNNNNNNNNNNNNNNNNNNNNNNNNNNNNNNNNNNNNNNNNNNNNNNNNNNNNNNNNNNNNNNNNNNNNNNNNNNNNNNNNNNNNNNNNNNNNNNNNNNNNNNNNNNNNNNNNNNNNNNNNNNNNNNNNNNNNNNNNNNNNNNNNNNNNNNNNNNNNNNNNNNNNNNNNNNNNNNNNNNNNNNNNNNNNNNNNNNNNNNNNNNNNNNNNNNNNNNNNNNNNNNNNNNNNNNNNNNNNNNNNNNNNNNNNNNNNNNNNNNNNNNNNNNNNNNNNNNNNNNNNNNNNNNNNNNNNNNNNNNNNNNNNNNNNNNNNNNNNNNNNNNNNNNNNNNNNNNNNNNNNNNNNNNNNNNNNNNNNNNNNNNNNNNNNNNNNNNNNNNNNNNNNNNNNNNNNNNNNNNNNNNNNNNNNNNNNNNNNNNNNATCGTGTATTATATCATTATGGTAAGGAATCCTATACCAAGTCTAGAAGCAAGACTACATATCAGTATTGTATAAGGAATCTTAATGAGATGACTTGATCCGCAAGGACTCCTTAATGGAAGGAACCTTAAGGGTTAATTGATTCTCTATATATAGATGGTAAAGGTCCCTGTTATCACTACTCACGACTCGTCGATATTGCATACGGCTTCTGTCCATTGAGAAAGCAGAGAGTAGTGACTAACAGAAGACCTTGCCGAGCACCTCGCGTTCGCCGCATCAAGACGTAGTATGGGATACGAAGGAGTTGCTGTTCGCGATGATGGTAAGTTCTTATTCATTACAGTAAACGATTAACAGATAATAGTTATGCATATGATATCCGGTATTTATGCTCATGACCATGTAATTTGTTTTACACACTGTCGAACTGGAGGTCGAGGTCAAGGCAGGAGGCGATCTCAATTTTGCTGCCGTGCGCGAAACGAAGTCGCACAGGCAACTGCTGCTAACGGAAGAACAATTGAAGCTCGGCTTGATCCACCGGAAGGGTGGCAAGACCGAGTGATCTCTGTTTTCTTAGGTGCCAGTGCCTCGAGTGTTCGTCCCATTCCTTAGAGTACGATTGTATTTGGGGTAGTGAGTTGTTTTGTAGACATTCATGCGCTGAGCAATGTTCAATATATCCAAGTTGTATCCTTGTACCCCTGTTTTGAAGTGTTAATGAAAAGACTTTTTAGTCTGTCTTTTTTTGCGCTGCAGTCATGTCGTCAAACTCTAGAAGAATTACTCTAGATTTGATTAGTTTGTTAGATAGAGAGTCCCCCAGCGTCTTAGCTGATTGTCATGTTCCTGCGCCAAGAGTGGTTCTGGGGTTAAGTTTAAGACTCGATCGTGTGATGTCTCTAGCATCCCAATATGTTTGCGTTGCGGCTTGTCATATTTTGTGGGAAGTCTAATTATTCGGGGACTTTGGGTGTGCAGTATTGTGTGTACATCGGTGAGTCTTGAGAAAAGAGCCCGATAAATGTCCTTGTCTAGATCTCATCGTGTGCTCGGGGAGTGGGCTTTTAGTTGCGCCTTTATTAGGTTCATATAACCTATTTTGGCTGACCAAGATGTCTTTGCATTGACTGATTATTTACTCTATCCAATTGCATGTTTTTTCTGCTTGGACTACTTAACTGCTTTAAGTTGCAGAGATAAGTAATGTACTCTTTATGTTTTGCAGCTATGGCATCCGACTCGCCTAACCTTGAAGATTATTAGGCTAGAACATCCGAACAAGATGTTGCTAGGGAGCGCCATCGGTTGGAGCTTAGGCAACAACATGATTTCTCAGCTGGATCAGGTAGCGCATTTGAGCGTTTATCAGACTGCAAGATTGTGGATCCGGTTCGCGGAAAGATGCCCAGCGAATCAATTCGGGAGCTTGTTCATCAGTTTTATCTTCCTGAAAAGCTATCGTGTCGTCCTTTGAAGGATAAGGATTCAATTGTTTGTCCGGCCAATGGTACCTTAATTTTTCTGTCTCAACTCCGTGCGGGCTTAGAACTTCCTCTGTCTCCTGAGGTTCACTATGCCATAGCAGAGCTAGGGATAGCCATTGGTCAAATATGCCCTATCACGTTGAAGATAATTCATTTGGTTTTCTTGATTTGGAAGGTAGTGGGTTTAGTTGTCCCTTCTCGTGTGGAAATTCTCTACTTCTTTGCTCTCAAATATTCTCAGAGGGACCATTGTCATGGGACTGTTTATTTGACCCCGCGGAGCGTTGGCCATTATAGGTTGTTCGACATTCCTGACTTTGGTTCATCATTGTGCTCGGGTGCCTTTGTCGCAGTGTCTGTTTGGGAAAAGGATGCGGGCTGTGTTTCCCAATATCACCTAGGTCTTGAGGTGTCACGTACTTTTTGTGCTGCAAGTAAGCGTCTGATGGAAAATTTCTATTTATGCTCCTGCGATAGATTATATCATGTTGCGTAATTGTTTTATACTTTTGGAGATCTTGACGTTCCAATAGCATCCGATTGGGATCTTTGTCGTTGTAAGAGAATTGTTGCTGTGATTAAGGAGTTTGGAAAGTTTGACTTTCAACACATGTCTTCCATTCCTGTTAAGCATTCTCTTTTACACTTATTATGTTTATCTAACCCGCCCCCTTGGCCTTTCGTAGGAGAATATGATGGATTTATGACTCGCATCGATACACCATAGCCGTATATTGCATAATTATGGAAAATAAGCGGCTTTGTTATGTCTGCGGATAACAACATTTAATTCTAACCCAGAGTTAGGCTGTGTCACGCATGACATGCCCCCAAGATCATTCTATTTTGACGAAGGCAGAGGAAAAGTGAAAAGGGCCAAGGTTGCGCCTCAGAAGGTGCTTGAATCTGCTGCGAGAGAAATCGTTTCTAACAGTCAATGTGCTCAACAGTTCACACATGAAGTTCCCTAGTCGAAGTCTCGTCTGGAGAGTACCACTTCGTCATTATTAAGCAACTTGGGATCTAGGGAATCATCTATCATTGTGGATGAGTATAGGATGAACTGTAATGATCTCAATTTTAAATAAGTTATTTAATTTAATTGTTTTCATTCTTTTTTCTTTGTGTGTTTCATTATATGATTAGGAATAGATTTTTAGTGCTATTTTGGTTTTACCAATGTAATTTCAAATTAGATTTTCTTGTTTATGTAGCTTTTGTTTTATCATTATTTAATATGAAAAATATATGTTTGGGGTTTAGAAGGATTTATCCACCATCTAGAAACTATACACGTGGGTTACTTCTCTTCCAATTGATCGATCTCTCTCTCCTGTACTACCTTCTAGAACCATACACGCTTCTTCATCTGTGTCGTTGATTCAAGCCTTCCTTGTACGATTTCATCTGAACCATACACGAACTCCTTCTTTCTGTTCTTTTCTTTCTTCCCCCTTCTGCTTTGCTTAAACATTGTCCATCACTTACCCAAAGCTTTCTCTAGTTTTCAAGAGACTATAATGGATATTCAGTAATCTATTGCTCTAGAATTTCAGAGTTCCTCCATCTAGACAAAGGCTTGATCCTTGTGGCTGGATTGCTATGGTATAGAGTGGATTGCTTTGAAATTGTTGGGTGCTTGCATGATTGCTTTTGGAGATTGCTACTGATATGTAGGATTTGAGGTAGGGAAAACATAATTTTCTTTATAGCTTTGATTCTATTCTAGTATCTATGTTTGGGTGTGATTGTTTGGTTCTTCTAGGAATTTCACCTGCTCATCTTGATTTGTCGAGTTTGAGTATTGAATACTATGTTAATCTCATTTGTTCGAATTGATAATAGTATATCTTGATGCTATTTACTATTTCTTTCTCATTGTGTACAGCTAAACAATTTTTGAATTCAAGTCGATGTTCTTTCTTGTCCTATCCTTAAGTTTAATCTGCTTTTATCAATTGAAATACACTACCAGGACAAGCACTTTAGCCGACGAAAATCTTTCGTCGGCCTGTCAGCTTAATTCGTCGGCTAAGATCTTAGCCGACGACCTTTCGTCGGCTAAGATTTCGTCGGGAAAAGCTCGTCTGTGGTGACTTTAGCCAACGACACATGTAGAAGTCGTCGGCTATAGTCCAGAGTTTAGCCGACGAAATAATGTCGTCGGCTATAGTCCATACTTTAGCCGACGACATTTTTTTGTCGTCGGTTATCTGCCAAACTTTAGCCGACGAAGCATTTAAGGAATTTGTCGGCTATAGTCTAGAGTTTAGCCGACGAAAAACATGTCGTCGGTTATTTTACGACTTTAGNNNNNNNNNNNNNNNNNNNNTGGACTGTGTTTTAAATTCATGTTTCGTTCTTCCATAGAAGTGGTCAAAACATGCTTTTAGAACACAGACAACAATAAGCATATTTGATAAAAATAAATTCGGATACTTTGAATTAATCATCTGCCCATAGGTGTTGATTTAATTCTTTGGATAACATGTTTTTATCTTGTGTGGCTTATTGAAAAGAACTAAGGAATGTTAAGCATCTGCCCATAGGTGTTGCTTAATATTGATTTTAAAAGTTATGGACTGAAATATATGCAAGTATATGACTGTATTGTTTTATGGAAATTTTTGTTTTAAAACACTGAAAACTTAAAGAACTCATAAAATTTTCTTTTGCTCCTTAGGTAGCACCTACCTCACCTTCAACAGTGTACTAATGCTTACTGTATCAAACTTTAGAGCTTGGAGGGACTCTGTCGAAACCTATATCACCTTTAATGACAAGATAGGATTTTGTTTTCAAGAGGAAAAACCTAAAACCCTAGCAGAAGATGATAAAGCCTCAGTAAAAACCAACCATAAGAAGTGGATGCACTCGAACATGATGGCGAAGAATGTGATTAGGCAGTCTATGTCTAAGAACATTCGCGGATGTGTAGCTGAGCCGGAATTAGCTTCTGATTTTCTGGAGGCAGTGTCAGCTAAGTTTAAGGAGAGTGAAAAGGCTGAGATAGCTAGGCTGAACAAGGAATATCATAGCATGCAGTACTCAGGAACCGGAGGGGTCAGGGAGCATTTATTGAAGTTGATTCACATCAACAATAGGCTTACAGAGATGATGGTGGGAGTACAAGAATCCTTGTTGGTGCATCATGCACTCAACACACTCCCAAGCAGTTTTGACCATCTCAGAACAAGCTACAATGCTCAAAAGGAAAACTGGACTCTAGATGAACTCATAGCCATATGTTCTGATGAGGAGGAGAGGATCAAGAAACAAACCCCAACCATTTACTTGCTTGAAAAGCCTAAAAAGAAGAATACACAGTCACAGAATAAGCTTAAGCCTACCAAAACCATTACCAAGTCATCAGCAGCTACAGGGCCGAAAGATAAGGCATTCCGGTTCAAGTGCTACTTTTGCAAAAGAGTAGGTCATATGAAAAAGGATTGCACTGGCTATAAGGCTTGGCTAGCTAAAAAGGGTAAGATTATTTCTAATACAGTATTTTCCTTAGAAGTTAATCTTGTCAATATTAATCCACAATCTTGGTGGATTGACTCGGGATCCCCTATTCACATAACTAACTCCTTGCAGGGGTTCAAAAGGACCAAGAATCCAGGAAGTGAGGATGTTAGCTTGCGTGTCGGAAACGGGGTGAAGGTGGCGGTTAAAGCTATAGGCTGTCTTAGACTTGATTTAGGATCTGGAAAATTTTTTGTTTTGGATAACGTTTACTATGTACCTTCCATGCGAAGGAATTTAATTTCAGTTTCTCAAATGGTTAAAGCTGGTTGTAAACTTTTCATTGATAATAAAGGAATTGTTATTTCTCGAAATAATGAGCATCTTGGTTCTGGTGTGATATTGGATGATTATTTAAAATTAGAATGTTCAATGTCTCAGCAAGAGATCTCTCTTGTTGAAACAGACAACACTAAAAGTACTAACACCTTAACTGGTGTTAAGAGAACCAGGAACAATGAAAATTCTGCATATTTGTGGCATAGAAGATTAGGCCATGTGTCTAAAGAGAGACTGAAATTATTAGTGAAAAATAATATCCTTAACGAATTAGATTTTTCAGACTTACATGACTGTGTTGAATGCTTTACGGGTAAGATNNNNNNNNNNNNNNNNNNNNNNNNNNNNNNNNNNNNNNNNNNNNNNNNNNNNNNNNNNNNNNNNNNNNNNNNNNNNNNNNNNNNNNNNNNNNNNNNNNNNNNNNNNNNNNNNNNNNNNNNNNNNNNNNNNNNNNNNNNNNNNNNNNNNNNNNNNNNNNNNNNNNNNNNNNNNNNNNNNNNNNNNNNNNNNNNNNNNNNNNNNNNNNNNNNNNNNNNNNNNNNNNNNNNNNNNNNNNNNNNNNNNNNNNNNNNNNNNNNNNNNNNNNNNNNNNNNNNNNNNNNNNNNNNNNNNNNNNNNNNNNNNNNNNNNNNNNNNNNNNNNNNNNNNNNNNNNNNNNNNNNNNNNNNNNNNNNNNNNNNNNNNNNNNNNNNNNNNNNNNNNNNNNNNNNNNNNNNNNNNNNNNNNNNNNNNNNNNNNNNNNNNNNNNNNNNNNNNNNNNNNNNNNNNNNNNNNNNNNNNNNNNNNNNNNNNNNNNNNNNNNNNNNNNNNNNNNNNNNNNNNNNNNNNNNNNNNNNNNNNNNNNNNNNNNNNNNNNNNNNNNNNNNNNNNNNNNNNNNNNNNNNNNNNNNNNNNNNNNNNNNNNNNNNNNNNNNNNNNNNNNNNNNNNNNNNNNNNNNNNNNNNNNNNNNNNNNNNNNNNNNNNNNNNNNNNNNNNNNNNNNNNNNNNNNNNNNNNNNNNNNNNNNNNNNNNNNNNNNNNNNNNNNNNNNNNNNNNNNNNNNNNNNNNNNNNNNNNNNNNNNNNNNNNNNNNNNNNNNNNNNNNNNNNNNNNNNNNNNNNNNNNNNNNNNNNNNNNNNNNNNNNNNNNNNNNNNNNNNNNNNNNNNNNNNNNNNNNNN of the Fragaria vesca subsp. vesca linkage group LG6, FraVesHawaii_1.0, whole genome shotgun sequence genome contains:
- the LOC101305785 gene encoding uncharacterized protein LOC101305785, translated to MPSESIRELVHQFYLPEKLSCRPLKDKDSIVCPANGTLIFLSQLRAGLELPLSPEVHYAIAELGIAIGQICPITLKIIHLVFLIWKVVGLVVPSRVEILYFFALKYSQRDHCHGTVYLTPRSVGHYRLFDIPDFGSSLCSGAFVAVSVWEKDAGCVSQYHLGLEVSRTFCAAKLGCVTHDMPPRSFYFDEGRGKVKRAKVAPQKVLESAAREIVSNSQCAQQFTHEVP